A window of Bos taurus isolate L1 Dominette 01449 registration number 42190680 breed Hereford chromosome 8, ARS-UCD2.0, whole genome shotgun sequence contains these coding sequences:
- the LOC104969390 gene encoding uncharacterized protein, giving the protein MAQPSRVPEASPLPSRIGRRLWELRGPGHWVAGTNAGSLCKELRGSSQLAPGASLAGARRRLGARGFRTGGLQTEVQVSRLPTALLVFWTSKPGAGSDAGTETRLLSRAEGSFARWCQAVNGSGIGPGAEALASVLGFPLILRITVEVASAEEAASLRPQPLKARRARSRGDGSEAAARARRGGRPLFLSEGLASSRQYFWRGAPLHTPGPAPPSAGFSSLKAPGSSGRCRFPARPLPPDYPPPGPRRTSPGRSSCGGAAGTTRSERRRRLEISPAGSLCAPTGRKRPREAGTVGAQTRRFRTLPACIEGWDPQVKGRARFTFLAGEGRPWASPFPPASPQFSFLRIEGGKARADLGRIRRKAFILRISRLGADSQRLRPRCSFPAADAGLGERAARARAASFQGF; this is encoded by the exons ATGGCGCAGCCGTCCCGCGTCCCCGAGGCGTCCCCGCTGCCTTCGAGGATCGGGCGGCGGCTTTGGGAGCTGCGGGGCCCGGGACACTGGGTCGCGGGGACCAACGCTGGTTCCCTTTGCAAAGAGCTGAGAGGGTCCTCGCAGCTGGCACCGGGAGCTTCCCTGGCAGGGGCTCGCAGGAGGCTTGGCGCCCGCGGTTTCCGGACTGGCGGTCTGCAGACAGAGGTTCAAGTGTCCCGCCTACCGACGGCTCTGCTCGTGTTCTGGACCTCGAAGCCAGGCGCCGGCAGCGACGCTGGTACTGAAACTAGACTCCTGTCTAGGGCTGAAGGGTCCTTTGCGCGCTGGTGCCAGGCGGTCAACGGGTCTGGAATTGGTCCTGGGGCTGAGGCGCTGGCATCAGTTCTGGGCTTCCCGCTGATTCTGAGGATAACCGTCGAGGTCGCGAGTGCAGAGGAG GCCGCGTCCCTGAGGCCGCAGCCGCTGAAAGCGCGGAGGGCAAGGAGTCGAGGCGACGGTAGCGAGGCCGCGGCGCGGGCCAGGCGCGGTGGCCGGCCACTGTTCCTCTCCGAAGGGTTGGCCTCCAGCCGCCAATACTTCTGGCGAGGCGCTCCCCTGCACACACCCGGACCGGCTCCTCCCTCCGCGGgtttctcctccttaaaggcgCCGGGAAGCTCGGGGCGGTGCCGGTTCCCCGCCCGCCCCCTACCCCCCGACTACCCGCCCCCTGGGCCCCGGCGCACCTCCCCAGGTAGGAGCAGCTGTGGCGGCGCGGCGGGAACCACACGATCGGAGCGCCGAAGGCGCTTGGAGATCTCCCCGGCCGGTTCTCTCTGCGCACCGACGGGGAGAAAGAGGCCGAGAGAGGCAGGGACTGTCGGCGCGCAAACTCGGCGCTTCCGGACTTTACCAGCCTGTATAGAAGGCTGGGACCCACAGGTGAAAGGAAGGGCTCGCTTCACTTTTTTGGCTGGAGAGG GGAGACCTTGGGCCAGTCCCTTCCCACCCGCAAGCCCacagttttcttttctgagaATTGAAGGAGGAAAAGCACGTGCAGATCTTGGAAGGATAAGGAGGAAGGCTTTTATCCTTAGGATTTCGAGACTCGGTGCCGACAGCCAGAGGCTCCGGCCGAGATGCAGCTTTCCGGCTGCGGATGCAGGGTTGGGGGAACGAGCCGCGAGAGCACGGGCGGCCAGCTTTCAAGGGTTTTAG
- the FOXE1 gene encoding forkhead box protein E1 — MTAESGPPPPPPQPEALAAVKEERGEAGAGGVPAEAAGRGAGGRRRKRPLQRGKPPYSYIALIAMAIAHAPERRLTLGGIYKFITERFPFYRDNPKKWQNSIRHNLTLNDCFLKIPREAGRPGKGNYWALDPNAEDMFESGSFLRRRKRFKRSDLSTYPAYMHDAAAAAAAAAAAAAAAIFPGGVPAARPPYPGAVYAGYAAPSLAAPPPVYYPAASPGPCRVFGLVPERPLSPELGPAPSGPAGSCSFASAGGSAASTAYQPAGCAGARPANTSAYAAAYAGPDGTYSQGAGGALFAATGRLAGPASPPAGGSSGGVETAVDFYGRTSPGQFGALGPCYNPGGQLGAGSGGAYHARHAAAYPGAVDRFVSAM; from the coding sequence ATGACGGCCGAGagcgggccgccgccgccgccgccgcaacCGGAGGCGCTGGCGGCCGTGAAGGAGGAGCGCGGTGAGGCGGGGGCCGGCGGGGTACCAGCGGAGGCCGCGGGTCGCGGCGCCGGTGGGCGGCGGCGGAAGCGCCCCCTGCAGCGGGGCAAGCCGCCCTACAGCTACATCGCGCTCATTGCCATGGCCATAGCGCACGCGCCGGAGCGCCGCCTCACTCTGGGCGGCATCTATAAGTTCATCACCGAGCGTTTCCCCTTCTACCGCGACAACCCTAAAAAGTGGCAGAACAGCATCCGCCACAACCTCACACTCAACGACTGCTTCCTCAAGATCCCGCGCGAGGCCGGCCGCCCGGGCAAGGGCAACTACTGGGCGCTCGATCCCAACGCCGAGGACATGTTCGAGAGCGGCAGCTTCCTGCGCCGCCGCAAGCGTTTCAAGCGCTCTGACCTGTCCACTTACCCGGCTTACATGCACgacgcggccgccgccgccgccgccgctgcggccgccgccgctgccgccatCTTCCCGGGTGGGGTGCCCGCTGCGCGCCCTCCTTACCCTGGCGCGGTCTATGCAGGCTATGCCGCCCCGTCGCTCGCCGCGCCGCCCCCGGTGTACTACCCGGCTGCTTCGCCAGGCCCGTGCCGCGTGTTCGGCCTGGTGCCTGAACGGCCGCTCAGCCCAGAACTGGGCCCCGCGCCATCGGGGCCCGCCGGTTCCTGCTCCTTTGCCTCGGCCGGCGGCTCTGCCGCTAGCACAGCTTACCAGCCGGCCGGCTGCGCCGGTGCCCGACCCGCCAACACTTCCGCCTATGCGGCCGCGTACGCTGGCCCCGACGGCACGTACTCGCAAGGGGCCGGCGGGGCCCTCTTCGCAGCGACTGGCCGGTTGGCCGGGCCCGCTTCGCCCCCCGCGGGTGGCAGCAGCGGCGGCGTCGAGACTGCGGTGGACTTCTATGGGCGCACATCGCCCGGCCAGTTCGGAGCTCTGGGGCCCTGCTACAATCCTGGTGGGCAGCTCGGAGCGGGCAGTGGAGGCGCCTACCACGCTCGCCACGCGGCTGCCTATCCAGGCGCAGTGGATCGGTTCGTGTCCGCCATGTGA